From the Desulfovibrio sp. JC010 genome, one window contains:
- the rsxE gene encoding electron transport complex subunit RsxE, producing MSRLVKEFVKGLWDELPPFRVLLGLCPVLAVTSSAENGLGMGMAVIFVLTMSNLIISSIRKIIPAKVRIACFIVITASLVVTVELLMQAYAYPLYQKLGIFVPLIVVNCLILGRAEAFASKNGVILSIADALGMGIGFAASLTFLGAVREVLGAGTVFGVPVMWESFQPAEFMVMAPGAFVGLGVILAGMNAFNRYQSRKKGETVPDVMNSGCAHCGACGGIQDLKDK from the coding sequence ATGAGCCGTTTAGTAAAAGAATTCGTAAAAGGACTCTGGGACGAGCTGCCTCCGTTCAGGGTTCTGCTGGGGCTGTGCCCGGTACTGGCTGTTACTTCCTCTGCGGAGAACGGCCTCGGCATGGGTATGGCGGTCATCTTTGTTCTGACCATGTCCAACCTGATCATTTCCAGCATCAGAAAAATTATTCCCGCGAAAGTACGTATCGCCTGCTTCATCGTTATCACCGCATCACTGGTTGTTACGGTTGAGCTGCTCATGCAGGCCTACGCATATCCGCTTTACCAGAAGCTGGGCATTTTTGTTCCGCTGATTGTTGTTAACTGCCTGATCCTCGGGCGTGCGGAAGCATTCGCTTCCAAGAACGGAGTAATCCTCTCCATTGCCGATGCACTGGGCATGGGAATCGGTTTTGCCGCCTCCCTGACTTTTCTCGGTGCTGTGCGCGAAGTCCTCGGTGCCGGAACCGTTTTCGGTGTCCCGGTCATGTGGGAAAGCTTCCAGCCCGCTGAATTCATGGTTATGGCCCCCGGCGCATTTGTCGGTCTCGGTGTCATCTTAGCGGGCATGAACGCCTTCAACAGATACCAGAGCCGCAAGAAAGGCGAGACCGTACCTGATGTAATGAACTCCGGCTGCGCACATTGCGGTGCCTGCGGCGGCATTCAAGATCTTAAGGATAAATAG
- a CDS encoding LysE family translocator — MLETVFTLLTICFFARMSPGPDMMLLIHHAGCAPSSSGRGFFRGSSAAYGCIIGVCMGLTFHVSLSVLGLALVLKSHPFIYNAVRYAGAFYLLYIGYRCFTDNGGLELEGSAENCTGSTFMQGLRDGLFCNLLNPKVTLFILSVFMQLVGPDAALGEKAVYGSVIVLEAFFGWGLFVLFLNTSIVQRIYGEYVSLINKITGTILFLLGGYIFFS, encoded by the coding sequence ATGCTTGAAACCGTTTTCACCCTGCTCACAATCTGTTTTTTCGCTCGCATGAGTCCCGGCCCGGACATGATGCTGCTTATCCATCATGCCGGATGCGCACCTTCCAGTAGCGGCAGGGGATTTTTTCGCGGCTCGTCTGCGGCTTACGGTTGCATCATCGGGGTCTGCATGGGGCTTACTTTCCATGTCAGTCTTTCCGTACTCGGACTGGCTCTTGTGCTTAAAAGCCATCCCTTCATATACAATGCCGTGCGCTATGCCGGGGCATTTTACCTGCTTTATATCGGCTATCGCTGTTTCACGGATAACGGTGGACTGGAGCTTGAAGGTTCTGCTGAAAACTGCACCGGCTCGACCTTCATGCAGGGCCTGCGGGACGGGCTTTTCTGCAATCTGCTCAACCCCAAGGTGACTTTGTTCATCCTCAGTGTTTTTATGCAGCTGGTGGGGCCGGATGCGGCATTGGGCGAAAAAGCTGTTTACGGTTCGGTCATCGTGCTGGAAGCTTTTTTCGGCTGGGGATTGTTTGTGCTTTTCTTGAATACTTCGATAGTTCAGCGTATTTACGGCGAGTATGTGTCCCTGATCAATAAAATTACCGGGACAATTTTGTTTCTGCTCGGCGGTTATATATTCTTCAGTTAG
- a CDS encoding electron transport complex protein RnfA produces the protein MEYFLLFISAIFINNIVLVQYLGACPFMGTSKSTDVALGMGGAVIFVTLMATAITWPLHQFILIPYGIEYLQTIVFILVIASLVQFVEMFLKKVIPPLYKSLGLFLPLITTNCAVLGVAIMVQRNEYSFLKSMMYGLASGIGFLIALVIISSIRERLDVAPVPHVFRGVPIALITAGVMSLIFFAFKGMVA, from the coding sequence ATGGAATACTTTCTGCTTTTTATCTCCGCCATTTTCATCAACAACATCGTACTGGTTCAGTACCTTGGCGCATGTCCCTTCATGGGCACCTCCAAGTCCACCGATGTTGCGCTCGGAATGGGTGGAGCAGTTATATTTGTTACCCTGATGGCTACCGCCATCACCTGGCCCCTGCACCAGTTCATACTCATCCCTTACGGCATTGAGTATCTGCAGACCATTGTCTTCATTCTGGTCATCGCCTCACTGGTACAGTTTGTCGAGATGTTCCTCAAAAAGGTCATCCCGCCTCTGTACAAGTCTCTGGGCCTCTTCCTGCCCCTGATCACCACCAACTGCGCGGTGCTCGGTGTAGCGATTATGGTTCAGCGCAATGAGTACTCTTTCCTGAAGTCCATGATGTACGGTCTGGCTTCCGGTATCGGTTTTCTCATCGCGCTGGTCATTATCTCATCCATTCGTGAGCGTCTGGACGTTGCTCCGGTTCCCCATGTCTTCAGAGGCGTGCCTATCGCCCTGATTACTGCCGGAGTCATGTCCCTGATCTTTTTCGCCTTCAAGGGCATGGTTGCCTAA
- a CDS encoding multidrug efflux SMR transporter, with amino-acid sequence MQYWIILAGAIVLEVCGTVSMKFSEGFSRLLPSVLMFIFYGASFAALAIALKKIDVSVAYAIWSGLGTALIFAIGIFFFKESVSALKVLSLLLILTGVVGLKLSGAGH; translated from the coding sequence ATGCAATACTGGATTATTCTTGCCGGTGCCATTGTGCTGGAAGTCTGCGGCACTGTGTCCATGAAATTTTCAGAAGGTTTCAGCAGGCTGCTTCCTTCTGTGCTCATGTTTATTTTTTACGGCGCATCCTTTGCCGCTTTGGCTATTGCCCTTAAAAAGATTGATGTCAGTGTTGCCTATGCCATTTGGTCCGGTCTCGGAACCGCCCTTATTTTCGCCATAGGGATTTTCTTTTTCAAAGAGTCTGTTTCAGCGCTGAAGGTTCTCAGTCTGCTGTTGATTCTCACCGGGGTTGTGGGGCTTAAGCTGAGCGGAGCCGGACATTAA
- a CDS encoding bacteriohemerythrin, producing the protein MNISTRLRLSTFVLGFIPVVICAILLGFCPDFSFGSTSSIILICGVMAGLVITGFIVYSISRNVTSPIENLRDYAVDIQKGRQNNECSGFYMYELEELKVAVCAMVDSMNEANKRAGDMSEEARSKAAEIENALQTSREKEEETLKLIDAMRKVADKAGNSSERIFSDISDLSDRIEKVGEGVEIQRDRMTETATAMEEMNSTVAEVARNASLAAGNADQSRSNATTGARGVSESVDAIKKVEDEVLSLKQTMSQLGERAENIDRVINVINDIADQTNLLALNAAIEAARAGEAGRGFAVVADEVRKLAEKTMEATKEVGDAITDIQQHAQTNVASVDRAAEDIVAGTETAVESGKYMQEIVTIIEATSEQVESIATASEQQSATSEEINSAVSDVTRVAQETAAEMDEARQILIEVSSLVQELDSLIHGMSEGNIDSASGDELVTWNDTAFSVGIRAIDVQHKKLVGMINGLHKAMRDRASDTVMKRLVEELKNYTVDHFSTEEKLFDRYGYPQTPEHKELHVKFVNQVLEFESALHSGKAKVTMDVMKFLKDWLVQHIQGEDRKYTSFLNSHGVK; encoded by the coding sequence ATGAATATTTCTACCCGTCTTAGGCTTTCGACATTTGTCCTTGGTTTTATTCCTGTCGTTATCTGCGCAATTCTTTTGGGCTTCTGCCCTGATTTTTCTTTTGGATCCACGTCTTCCATTATTCTGATTTGCGGGGTGATGGCCGGTTTGGTCATCACCGGATTTATTGTCTACAGCATCAGCCGCAATGTTACTTCTCCTATTGAAAATTTGCGGGATTACGCGGTTGATATCCAGAAAGGTCGTCAGAACAACGAGTGCTCCGGTTTTTATATGTATGAACTGGAAGAGCTTAAGGTTGCGGTTTGCGCCATGGTGGACAGCATGAATGAGGCCAACAAAAGGGCCGGGGATATGAGCGAAGAGGCCCGGAGCAAGGCCGCAGAGATTGAGAATGCCCTGCAGACCAGCCGGGAGAAGGAAGAAGAAACCCTGAAGCTCATTGATGCCATGCGCAAAGTTGCTGACAAGGCCGGGAATTCTTCCGAACGCATTTTTTCAGATATCAGCGATTTAAGCGACCGCATTGAAAAAGTAGGTGAGGGCGTTGAAATCCAGCGCGACCGCATGACTGAGACCGCCACAGCCATGGAAGAGATGAACTCCACAGTAGCAGAGGTTGCCCGCAATGCTTCCCTTGCCGCCGGAAACGCGGACCAGTCCCGCAGTAATGCGACAACAGGTGCGCGCGGAGTAAGTGAATCCGTGGATGCCATTAAAAAGGTTGAGGACGAGGTGCTCTCACTGAAGCAGACTATGAGCCAGCTTGGTGAACGGGCGGAGAATATTGACCGGGTCATCAATGTGATCAACGATATTGCGGACCAGACCAACCTGCTGGCCCTGAACGCGGCCATTGAAGCGGCCCGTGCCGGGGAGGCCGGACGCGGATTTGCCGTGGTTGCCGATGAAGTCCGCAAACTGGCCGAAAAAACCATGGAAGCCACCAAAGAAGTGGGCGACGCCATCACTGATATCCAGCAGCATGCCCAGACCAACGTGGCCTCAGTGGACCGTGCTGCCGAAGATATTGTGGCCGGAACAGAAACAGCTGTTGAGTCCGGTAAATATATGCAGGAAATCGTGACTATCATTGAAGCCACTTCCGAGCAGGTGGAGTCCATTGCCACTGCTTCCGAGCAGCAGTCGGCCACCAGTGAGGAAATTAACAGTGCTGTCTCCGATGTCACCCGCGTGGCGCAGGAAACCGCGGCTGAAATGGATGAAGCCCGTCAGATTCTCATCGAAGTTTCAAGTCTGGTACAGGAGCTGGATTCCCTGATTCACGGTATGTCCGAAGGAAATATTGATTCCGCTTCCGGCGATGAACTGGTCACCTGGAACGATACTGCCTTTTCCGTCGGCATCAGGGCCATTGATGTGCAGCACAAGAAGCTGGTCGGCATGATCAATGGTCTGCACAAAGCCATGCGCGACCGTGCTTCTGACACGGTTATGAAGCGACTGGTGGAGGAGCTTAAAAACTACACCGTGGATCATTTCAGCACTGAAGAAAAACTTTTTGACCGCTACGGCTATCCTCAGACTCCTGAACACAAAGAACTGCATGTCAAATTCGTCAATCAGGTCCTTGAGTTTGAATCCGCTCTGCATAGCGGAAAAGCCAAGGTAACCATGGACGTAATGAAATTCCTCAAAGACTGGCTGGTGCAGCATATTCAGGGTGAGGACCGCAAGTATACTTCCTTCCTGAACAGCCACGGGGTAAAATAG
- a CDS encoding isoprenylcysteine carboxylmethyltransferase family protein has product MKFYPLPPILFFFSVFMIVIASMADITPISRPDYLKWTGWFLIVTGTVFCYSGSILFSRQKANIDTFKDPNKLVVSGPFRVSRNPMYVGMVAALLGTSLAAATYVGIAFLLLFVMIVATVYIPFEEGRMLAVFGREYEEYCLKVRRWL; this is encoded by the coding sequence ATGAAGTTTTATCCACTCCCCCCAATACTCTTTTTCTTCAGCGTTTTTATGATCGTTATAGCTTCAATGGCGGACATCACTCCCATCAGCAGGCCTGATTATCTCAAATGGACAGGTTGGTTTCTGATCGTAACAGGAACGGTTTTCTGCTATTCCGGTTCCATTCTGTTCAGCAGGCAGAAGGCCAACATTGACACCTTCAAGGACCCAAACAAGCTGGTGGTCAGCGGTCCGTTCAGGGTAAGCCGCAATCCCATGTACGTAGGTATGGTTGCAGCTCTGCTGGGTACCAGTCTTGCGGCAGCCACTTACGTGGGAATCGCGTTCCTGCTGCTGTTCGTGATGATTGTGGCAACGGTCTACATACCCTTTGAGGAAGGACGTATGCTTGCTGTTTTCGGCAGGGAATATGAGGAGTATTGTTTGAAAGTAAGGCGTTGGCTGTAA
- a CDS encoding BMP family ABC transporter substrate-binding protein, whose product MRIPIIIMFFLSAVLLCSSNVSADTDEFNPVLVYQGPIDENSFTVSIHKGVERFKKKTGDDCTEVVIGTTVEDYVTAITQFAEEGYSPIFLLYGNHFPDLVTFARKYPATRFIILDTVRDEPNIYSFVLADHEGSFLAGALAAMASKSGKLGFVSVVDTPFQRRFLCGYTQGAKYINPDIEVLKGFIGNYENAWFDGNATSRLANQMMDEGADVIYQAAGGAGPAVLEACAARGKLGIGVDINQNGLYPGSVLTSMVKQTDKAIYAALMLAKRGIWRDNYKRLGLEQEAVGIVFDEHNKGLVTPEMRSRIENIRKKIVLGEILVNEDTENPPCPNNVK is encoded by the coding sequence ATGAGAATACCGATCATTATAATGTTCTTTCTGTCGGCAGTGCTGCTTTGTTCTTCCAATGTCAGTGCCGATACTGATGAATTCAATCCTGTGCTGGTTTATCAAGGTCCGATTGATGAAAATTCCTTTACTGTATCCATCCATAAGGGTGTTGAGCGTTTCAAGAAGAAAACAGGGGATGACTGTACAGAGGTCGTGATCGGTACGACCGTCGAAGACTACGTGACTGCGATAACACAATTTGCAGAAGAGGGTTATTCTCCTATTTTTCTTCTTTACGGCAACCATTTCCCCGATCTGGTTACTTTTGCCCGTAAATATCCGGCAACAAGGTTTATCATTCTCGATACTGTCCGGGACGAACCCAATATTTATTCCTTTGTTCTGGCCGACCATGAAGGATCTTTCCTTGCAGGGGCCTTGGCGGCAATGGCTTCCAAGAGCGGTAAACTGGGATTTGTCTCTGTTGTGGATACTCCCTTCCAGCGTCGTTTTTTGTGCGGATACACGCAGGGTGCCAAGTACATCAATCCTGATATTGAAGTGCTCAAGGGGTTTATCGGAAATTATGAAAATGCATGGTTTGATGGAAATGCCACATCCAGATTGGCCAATCAGATGATGGATGAGGGCGCGGATGTTATTTATCAGGCTGCGGGGGGAGCAGGCCCCGCTGTCCTTGAAGCTTGTGCGGCCCGGGGAAAACTGGGAATCGGTGTTGATATCAACCAGAACGGCTTGTATCCGGGCAGCGTGCTCACCTCTATGGTCAAGCAAACAGATAAGGCCATCTATGCCGCTCTTATGCTGGCCAAGCGTGGAATCTGGAGGGATAATTACAAGCGTCTCGGACTTGAGCAGGAAGCTGTCGGAATAGTTTTTGATGAGCATAACAAAGGATTGGTAACCCCGGAGATGCGTAGTCGTATAGAAAATATTCGCAAGAAGATTGTTCTCGGAGAAATTCTGGTTAACGAAGATACTGAAAACCCGCCTTGTCCTAACAATGTCAAATAG
- a CDS encoding MarR family winged helix-turn-helix transcriptional regulator: MLHEFFKALYGAWKSVEEVEESIHMESGFSKAQKINIAHLISAGPMTVSDLAYVRGVSRQSVQVGVTAMVEQDYVRLIDNPRHKKAKLVEVTDSGRERYEFSEKLENEIIEKAFPGFAAEDVLTATRLLKDVHETLEKWDNE, encoded by the coding sequence ATGCTTCACGAATTTTTCAAGGCTCTTTATGGGGCTTGGAAGTCGGTAGAGGAAGTGGAGGAGTCTATCCACATGGAAAGCGGGTTCAGCAAGGCCCAAAAAATAAATATTGCGCACTTGATTTCAGCGGGGCCGATGACAGTGTCGGATCTTGCTTATGTGCGCGGTGTGTCACGGCAGTCGGTGCAGGTGGGGGTAACTGCCATGGTAGAGCAGGACTATGTCCGGCTCATTGATAATCCCCGGCACAAAAAGGCCAAGCTGGTTGAGGTGACTGATTCTGGTCGCGAAAGGTACGAGTTTTCGGAAAAGCTGGAGAATGAAATAATTGAAAAGGCTTTTCCGGGCTTTGCTGCTGAAGATGTACTTACGGCGACCCGCCTGTTGAAGGATGTTCATGAAACATTGGAAAAATGGGACAATGAATAA
- a CDS encoding sensor domain-containing diguanylate cyclase, which produces MTRFHSISLFLVKVMLVGLIVPLAAGLIISFELEKEDMITRLAEFHQRSLDTLIDAAEDSMISFSPEGARNVVSLLLQDERIVKIEIFSNIYDLYLLRVSKETTEHEYNTMELVQNVVKDGEDLGFVLVAVDKDWVKPRIAEERNQIIAMFVTMFVGGLLLVIPAIYFKVLRPLDRLMRQVEVLSKGELGIPYRWSGRDEFSMLGKTLDDMRTKLDKTFSLMREMAITDELTGLPNRRGFYGEVEKLLWLSGRYKHPLVLALFDIDHFKSINDNFGHPVGDEVLKSFAGVISSRIRKTDLLARVGGEEFVLVMPETSAEDAHKLLDRLRQAVANYEFPHAEKVTVSAGFSEFSGSGKLEGLMDIADKALYKAKQEGRDRVLFGQ; this is translated from the coding sequence ATGACAAGATTTCATAGCATCTCCCTGTTTCTGGTGAAAGTCATGCTGGTCGGGCTTATTGTCCCGCTGGCTGCAGGGTTGATCATTTCTTTTGAGTTGGAAAAAGAAGATATGATAACCCGTCTTGCCGAATTCCATCAGCGTTCCCTGGATACCCTGATCGATGCTGCTGAAGATTCCATGATTTCATTTTCACCGGAAGGTGCCCGCAATGTGGTGAGTCTGCTTCTACAGGATGAACGTATTGTAAAGATAGAAATTTTTTCAAATATTTATGATCTATATCTCCTGCGTGTATCCAAAGAAACCACAGAACATGAGTATAATACCATGGAGCTGGTTCAGAACGTGGTCAAAGACGGTGAAGACCTCGGCTTCGTGCTGGTTGCAGTGGATAAGGATTGGGTCAAGCCGCGTATCGCCGAAGAGCGCAATCAGATTATAGCCATGTTTGTGACTATGTTTGTGGGGGGGCTGTTGCTGGTAATTCCGGCTATCTATTTTAAAGTCCTTAGACCCTTGGACAGGCTCATGCGGCAGGTTGAAGTGCTCTCGAAAGGTGAGCTAGGAATTCCTTACCGCTGGAGCGGGCGTGATGAATTTTCCATGCTGGGCAAAACCCTTGATGATATGCGTACCAAGCTGGATAAAACATTCAGCCTGATGCGGGAGATGGCGATCACTGATGAATTGACCGGATTACCCAACCGGCGCGGTTTTTACGGCGAGGTGGAAAAGCTGCTTTGGCTCAGTGGTCGTTACAAACATCCCCTAGTGCTGGCTCTTTTCGACATCGATCATTTCAAATCCATCAATGATAATTTCGGTCACCCTGTTGGCGATGAAGTTTTGAAAAGTTTTGCAGGGGTTATTTCTTCCAGAATACGTAAGACTGATCTGCTCGCCCGTGTCGGAGGAGAGGAGTTTGTACTGGTCATGCCGGAAACATCGGCTGAAGATGCACACAAACTGCTGGACAGGCTCAGGCAGGCTGTTGCAAATTATGAATTTCCACATGCTGAAAAGGTTACAGTGAGTGCCGGATTTTCTGAATTTTCCGGTTCGGGAAAACTTGAAGGGCTCATGGACATTGCAGATAAGGCTCTTTATAAAGCCAAGCAGGAAGGTCGGGATCGAGTGCTTTTCGGTCAATAA
- a CDS encoding FAD:protein FMN transferase: MENAVRRSFVQSLGAKAASIAHPLGAALKLADTLRIGDRRHKISASRFLMGTQVTVVALHLSKDAAETAVASAFSEMERLTAIFDRHRPGTPVSELNETGKLSDVAPELLEVMGKAQAYYHHSNGTFDATVLPVLEMLQKNRAPKGRLMLSQSDLDDALALVGSGFVHVSKSGISFERSSMSVTLDGIGRGYIVDRASDLMAEFGVENHLITAGGDIRARGERAPGQPWIVAIESLSGKGGFPAVIRLKDSAVATSGGSEFYFDAERTRFHVPNPENAHFAPSHHGCQLSLSVVAPSVMEADALSTSAFAMNPKEALRFINGQKESECLIASASGVKLDSRNWEAQVGI, encoded by the coding sequence ATGGAAAATGCGGTCAGACGTTCATTCGTTCAATCACTTGGTGCAAAGGCGGCCTCTATTGCCCATCCGCTGGGTGCGGCATTAAAACTGGCCGATACTTTGCGCATCGGTGACAGGAGACATAAAATCAGTGCCAGTCGTTTTCTCATGGGAACACAGGTCACTGTTGTTGCCCTGCACCTTTCCAAAGATGCGGCTGAAACAGCTGTGGCTTCGGCTTTCAGCGAGATGGAACGTCTTACCGCAATCTTTGACCGTCATCGGCCCGGTACTCCGGTTTCCGAGCTTAACGAAACCGGAAAACTGAGCGATGTAGCTCCCGAACTCCTTGAGGTGATGGGCAAAGCGCAGGCTTACTATCACCACTCCAACGGAACATTCGATGCCACTGTGCTGCCTGTACTGGAAATGCTGCAGAAAAACCGTGCCCCCAAGGGAAGACTGATGCTCAGCCAGAGTGATCTCGATGATGCGCTGGCTCTTGTCGGTTCCGGTTTTGTCCATGTTTCCAAGAGCGGAATCAGCTTTGAAAGAAGTTCCATGTCCGTGACCCTTGACGGCATCGGGCGTGGATATATCGTGGACCGCGCTTCGGACCTTATGGCTGAATTCGGCGTGGAGAACCACCTGATCACCGCAGGCGGGGATATCCGCGCCCGTGGTGAGCGTGCTCCGGGGCAGCCTTGGATTGTCGCCATTGAGAGCCTTTCCGGTAAAGGAGGGTTCCCGGCTGTAATCAGGCTTAAGGACTCTGCTGTAGCTACTTCCGGCGGCAGTGAATTCTACTTTGATGCCGAGCGCACCCGGTTTCATGTTCCAAACCCTGAAAACGCGCATTTTGCTCCATCACACCATGGCTGCCAGCTCAGCCTTTCGGTTGTGGCTCCATCAGTCATGGAGGCGGACGCGCTTTCCACTTCGGCATTTGCCATGAATCCGAAGGAAGCTCTCCGCTTTATCAATGGGCAAAAAGAAAGTGAATGCCTGATCGCCAGTGCTTCCGGTGTGAAGCTGGATTCCCGCAACTGGGAAGCTCAGGTCGGGATTTAA
- a CDS encoding RnfABCDGE type electron transport complex subunit B, which produces MVTSSILVLFLLGLTAAAVLAAASKVLHVEEDPRIAEVEGCFPGANCGGCGYPGCNAAAGAIVKGEAAPEICVAGGPEIAENIASIMGLEATFKEPKVANNICTGGSRANLLFDYEGVEDCRAEALLYGGEKSCGLGCLGLGSCVKVCGFDAIRLNEEGVPVVDMNACVSCGKCAEVCPTGAIRVSGMTMDLLHLNKIDDCLAPCMQKCPAQIDVRTYINQMKNGDMRGALLTMKERNPLPLAVGRLCPAPCETICRRNIADDGVAIHTLHRFVADWEMNSGNRVNLNCNPPSGHKVAIIGGGPAGLSAAYFLRRIGHEPVIFEKREEIGGMMKGIIPEYRLPSKVVDWEVQTILDLGVEVQNGVEFGKDITFETLERDGYEAVFIATGAWKVPALELENADAEGVMDAVTFLEEVGKSINDLKGKKVVVIGDTNTAMDVVRSGARLGCDVTSLVGCIQRKMSANKNEVKRASELGSELLFLTKPSRFIAENGKVTGVEYIEVQYKDPKKALGEPLPVEGTEQTIDADLIVIATDRVPDMTPFMNAEGEIPFKLNKKTGGIDCDKTSMQTSVPSVFVGGELHTGRSIIIQAVADGRMAARGIHHFITDGAIPEPVNPQLRVIPESILKNMDVTYTIPRINVPEITVEERRSTFKEEVKGSIVYEAARKEGSRCLRCGLTCYDAEAGAEYAQDSDVQKFSELGKE; this is translated from the coding sequence ATGGTTACTTCTTCTATTCTGGTCCTGTTCCTGCTCGGTCTAACCGCCGCAGCCGTACTGGCTGCAGCATCCAAGGTTCTGCATGTGGAGGAAGATCCCCGCATCGCTGAAGTCGAAGGATGTTTTCCCGGCGCAAACTGCGGTGGCTGCGGTTACCCCGGTTGTAACGCTGCTGCAGGCGCAATTGTAAAAGGTGAAGCCGCTCCCGAAATCTGCGTTGCCGGCGGTCCTGAGATTGCTGAAAATATCGCGTCTATCATGGGCCTTGAAGCTACTTTCAAGGAACCCAAGGTTGCCAACAACATCTGCACCGGCGGTTCCCGTGCGAACCTGCTCTTCGATTACGAAGGTGTTGAAGACTGCCGCGCGGAAGCACTGCTTTACGGCGGTGAAAAATCCTGCGGTCTCGGCTGCCTCGGCCTCGGTTCCTGCGTAAAGGTCTGCGGTTTCGACGCTATCCGCCTCAACGAAGAGGGCGTGCCTGTTGTAGACATGAACGCCTGCGTTTCCTGCGGTAAATGCGCTGAAGTCTGCCCCACCGGAGCTATCCGTGTGTCCGGCATGACCATGGACCTGCTCCATCTTAATAAAATCGACGATTGTCTGGCTCCGTGCATGCAGAAATGCCCGGCCCAGATCGACGTCCGTACCTATATCAACCAGATGAAAAACGGCGACATGCGCGGCGCACTGCTGACCATGAAGGAACGCAACCCGCTGCCGCTGGCTGTGGGCCGTCTCTGCCCCGCACCCTGCGAAACCATCTGCCGCCGCAACATCGCTGACGACGGTGTGGCCATCCACACCCTGCACCGTTTCGTGGCTGACTGGGAAATGAATTCCGGCAACCGCGTAAACCTGAACTGCAACCCGCCGTCCGGTCACAAAGTGGCTATCATCGGCGGTGGTCCCGCAGGTCTTTCCGCAGCCTACTTCCTGCGCCGTATCGGTCATGAACCCGTGATCTTTGAAAAGCGTGAAGAGATCGGCGGTATGATGAAGGGTATTATTCCCGAATACCGTCTGCCTTCTAAGGTAGTGGACTGGGAAGTTCAGACTATTCTCGACCTCGGCGTTGAGGTGCAGAACGGTGTTGAATTCGGTAAGGATATCACCTTTGAAACACTTGAGCGTGACGGCTATGAAGCTGTATTCATTGCCACCGGGGCCTGGAAAGTTCCTGCTCTGGAGCTTGAGAACGCAGATGCCGAAGGCGTCATGGACGCGGTCACTTTCCTTGAGGAAGTAGGCAAATCCATCAACGATCTCAAGGGTAAGAAAGTTGTGGTCATCGGCGATACCAACACCGCCATGGACGTTGTGCGCAGCGGCGCGCGTCTCGGTTGCGATGTGACCTCCCTCGTAGGCTGCATCCAGCGTAAGATGTCCGCCAACAAGAACGAAGTTAAACGCGCCTCCGAACTGGGCAGTGAGCTGCTCTTCCTGACCAAGCCTTCCCGCTTTATCGCGGAAAACGGCAAGGTCACAGGCGTTGAATATATTGAAGTACAGTACAAGGACCCCAAGAAGGCCCTTGGCGAACCCCTGCCTGTTGAAGGTACCGAGCAGACCATTGATGCCGACCTCATTGTAATTGCCACCGACCGTGTGCCGGACATGACCCCGTTCATGAATGCTGAAGGTGAAATTCCCTTCAAGCTGAACAAGAAGACCGGCGGAATTGATTGCGACAAGACCTCCATGCAGACTAGCGTGCCCAGCGTTTTCGTTGGCGGCGAGCTGCACACAGGCCGTTCCATTATCATTCAGGCCGTTGCTGACGGACGCATGGCAGCGCGTGGAATCCATCACTTTATCACTGATGGTGCGATCCCCGAGCCTGTTAACCCGCAGCTGCGCGTTATCCCCGAATCCATCCTCAAGAATATGGACGTTACCTACACCATCCCCAGAATTAACGTTCCGGAGATCACTGTTGAAGAACGCCGTTCCACATTCAAGGAAGAGGTTAAGGGCTCCATTGTCTACGAAGCAGCCCGCAAGGAAGGCAGCCGTTGCCTGCGCTGTGGCCTGACCTGCTACGATGCCGAAGCCGGTGCGGAATACGCACAGGATTCCGACGTGCAGAAGTTCAGCGAGCTGGGCAAGGAATAG